The Sinomonas sp. P10A9 genome includes a window with the following:
- a CDS encoding GatB/YqeY domain-containing protein, with protein sequence MPTLKERLQADVVTHMKSGNKTALITVRNVLGEIETREKSGKEPVTLDDAQLTSLLQKEASKRRETAEIYAAAGEDDRAAAEVAEAEVIEAYLPAPLTREDVEKIVDDAIAALAADGTELTMRQMGQVMKPVTAEVAGRFDGKAVSEIVRAKLA encoded by the coding sequence ATGCCCACGCTCAAGGAGCGGCTCCAGGCCGACGTCGTGACCCACATGAAGTCCGGCAACAAGACCGCACTGATCACAGTGCGCAACGTGCTCGGCGAGATCGAGACGCGGGAGAAGTCGGGGAAGGAGCCGGTGACGCTCGACGACGCGCAGCTCACCTCGCTGCTGCAGAAAGAGGCGTCCAAGCGCCGCGAGACCGCGGAGATCTACGCCGCGGCGGGGGAGGACGATCGCGCGGCCGCGGAGGTGGCCGAGGCCGAGGTCATCGAGGCCTACCTGCCGGCCCCGCTCACGCGCGAGGACGTCGAGAAGATCGTCGATGACGCCATCGCGGCCTTGGCCGCGGACGGCACCGAGCTCACCATGCGGCAGATGGGCCAGGTCATGAAGCCCGTCACCGCCGAGGTGGCTGGCCGATTCGACGGCAAGGCGGTCAGTGAGATCGTCCGGGCGAAGCTCGCCTAG
- a CDS encoding L-threonylcarbamoyladenylate synthase translates to MARFFDVHPVDPQPRSIAQVVQILREGGLIAYPTDSCYALGAMMGNREALDRIRQIRHLDDKHHFTLVCAEFAQLGQLVEMPNDVFRAIKAVTPGPYTFILPATREVPKRMLHPKKKSVGVRIPDHSVVRALLRELGEPLLSSTLLLPGDEDPLTDGWEIKERLDNVLDAVIDAGECGSEPTTVVDFTSGAAEIARYGAGDPSRFE, encoded by the coding sequence ATGGCCAGATTCTTCGATGTCCACCCGGTCGATCCGCAGCCCCGGTCGATAGCCCAGGTCGTGCAGATCCTGCGGGAGGGCGGTCTCATCGCGTATCCGACGGACTCGTGCTACGCCCTCGGGGCGATGATGGGCAACCGTGAGGCACTGGACCGGATCCGCCAGATCAGGCATCTCGACGACAAGCACCACTTCACGCTCGTGTGCGCCGAATTCGCCCAGCTCGGGCAGCTCGTCGAGATGCCCAACGACGTGTTCAGGGCCATCAAGGCCGTCACGCCGGGCCCCTATACATTCATCCTCCCGGCTACGCGGGAGGTTCCCAAGCGCATGCTGCACCCCAAGAAGAAGTCGGTGGGCGTGCGTATCCCCGACCACTCCGTGGTCCGGGCACTGCTGAGGGAGCTCGGCGAGCCCCTCCTCTCCTCGACCCTGCTCCTGCCGGGGGATGAGGATCCGCTCACGGATGGCTGGGAGATCAAGGAACGGCTCGACAACGTCCTGGACGCCGTGATCGACGCGGGTGAGTGCGGGTCGGAGCCCACTACCGTGGTTGACTTCACCTCCGGTGCCGCCGAGATCGCCCGCTACGGTGCCGGCGACCCGAGCCGCTTCGAATAG
- a CDS encoding metal-dependent hydrolase codes for MGPHHAACGAAAWVALTTRVHYDLTFVTALFPPEAGLGNVAFDVGWPIFEGTPTSVIVGALVTAGAALLPDADHRSATIAQSLPPVSNVVCASVGAIAGGHRNGTHSLVGIAAFVAMAWFAGRWTVETPLWGTLYVGTGLVSLLLVSFAAKVLGILPDGVKKLPWVLSLPLAAFVALNAPDQPDWFPLAVGIGAAVHIAGDLLTTGGCNLIWPLRFRRPTFMHKTPIIRTVWRRGGHLSLPILGDAGSWREWLMLVPVSLYAIIGVGTAVAELGRGGLVWASALWGIVSR; via the coding sequence ATGGGGCCCCACCACGCGGCCTGTGGCGCAGCAGCCTGGGTCGCGTTGACTACGCGTGTCCACTACGACCTGACGTTCGTGACGGCGCTGTTCCCTCCCGAGGCGGGCCTTGGGAATGTGGCGTTCGACGTCGGGTGGCCGATCTTCGAGGGGACCCCCACGAGCGTCATCGTGGGCGCCCTCGTCACGGCCGGCGCCGCCCTCCTGCCCGACGCAGACCACCGCAGCGCGACGATCGCCCAGTCGCTCCCGCCCGTCTCGAACGTGGTGTGCGCGAGCGTCGGGGCGATCGCCGGTGGTCATCGCAATGGCACGCACTCCCTCGTGGGCATCGCCGCGTTCGTTGCGATGGCGTGGTTCGCCGGCCGCTGGACGGTCGAGACACCGCTGTGGGGCACGCTGTACGTCGGGACCGGACTCGTCTCGCTCCTGCTGGTCTCGTTCGCGGCGAAGGTCCTCGGCATCCTTCCGGACGGCGTGAAGAAGCTTCCCTGGGTCCTTTCCCTGCCGCTGGCCGCCTTCGTCGCCCTCAATGCGCCCGACCAGCCGGACTGGTTCCCGCTCGCCGTCGGCATCGGCGCGGCCGTTCACATTGCGGGGGACCTGCTGACCACGGGTGGCTGCAACCTGATCTGGCCGCTGCGCTTCCGACGGCCCACGTTCATGCACAAGACCCCGATCATCCGGACGGTGTGGCGGCGGGGTGGCCACCTCTCCCTCCCGATCCTCGGCGACGCGGGCTCGTGGCGGGAGTGGCTCATGCTGGTCCCCGTCAGCCTGTACGCGATCATCGGCGTTGGCACCGCCGTCGCGGAGCTCGGCCGCGGAGGCCTCGTGTGGGCCAGCGCCCTGTGGGGGATCGTGTCCCGATGA
- a CDS encoding Tex family protein, which translates to MTPLPHPADPGPSLAELPGEEETAAAISRTIAAELGVSPWQVDAAVGLLNGGATVPFIARYRKEVTGTLDDAQLRDLEERLRYLRELEDRRRAVLASIAEQGALTVELQASIAAAATKSQLEDLYLPYKSKRRTRAQIAREAGLEPLADALLADPAQDLDALAAAYLNEGLGVASAQDALAGARAILTERAGQDAELVADLRERLFRGGRVHSEAKAPGKNRAHDSGRPGATARPGSAPSPAPGATGEGKYADFEDYVQRVDTLPGHRVLALLRGEREGAISLEIAEADPRDDTALAEARAGYEAAVAHALGVRGGSSTPAGKWLAQTVKVAWQGRLLAKLESDLRSRLFDAAEEESVKVFAANLRDVLLAAPAGNRAVLGLDPGLRTGVKVAVVDGTGKVVDTATIYPHAPAKKWTEALAVLEKLCREHGVELVAVGNGTASRETDRLAGELLTRLGMPRSAKVIVSEAGASVYSASALASAELPELDVSLRGAVSIGRRLQDPLAELVKIDPKSIGVGQYQHDVTQAKLERTLDAVVEDCVNAVGVDVNTASPALLARVAGLGPTLSRNIVEYRDANGVFPSRAALKKVPRLGEKAFEQCAGFLRITGGRQPLDASAVHPEAYGLAARILEAAGGSKERVATLDPAQFADERFGIPTVRDVMAELVRPGRDPRPEFVTASLKEGVESINDVKPGMILEGTVSNVAAFGAFVDLGVHQDGLVHVSAMSSRFISDPREVVQSGQIVKVKVLEVDVARKRISLTLRLDDEVGAERGVGKPARGGEERRRASEGAGPTKPDDQRKPGDQRGARRSNGGASRTGDGGAPRQGSGGKPGGQGQPAADTALADALRRAGLAR; encoded by the coding sequence GTGACGCCCCTGCCCCACCCCGCCGATCCCGGGCCTTCCCTCGCCGAACTTCCCGGCGAAGAGGAGACCGCGGCCGCGATCTCGCGCACCATAGCGGCCGAGCTCGGTGTGTCGCCGTGGCAGGTGGACGCCGCCGTCGGGCTCCTGAACGGAGGCGCCACGGTCCCGTTCATCGCCCGCTACCGCAAGGAAGTCACCGGAACGCTCGACGACGCCCAGCTGCGCGACCTCGAGGAACGCCTGCGGTACCTGCGCGAGCTCGAGGATCGACGCCGTGCGGTCCTCGCCTCGATCGCCGAGCAGGGCGCCCTCACAGTCGAGCTGCAGGCCTCGATCGCCGCCGCCGCCACAAAGTCGCAGCTCGAGGACCTGTACCTTCCGTACAAGTCCAAGCGCCGCACCCGCGCCCAGATCGCGCGGGAGGCCGGCCTCGAGCCGCTCGCGGACGCGCTCCTCGCGGACCCTGCCCAGGATCTCGACGCGCTCGCCGCCGCCTACCTCAACGAGGGGCTCGGCGTCGCGAGCGCGCAGGACGCGCTCGCCGGCGCCCGCGCCATCCTCACCGAACGCGCCGGGCAGGACGCGGAGCTCGTCGCCGACCTCCGCGAGCGGCTCTTCCGCGGAGGTCGGGTCCATTCCGAGGCGAAGGCACCGGGGAAGAACCGAGCCCACGACTCCGGGCGTCCGGGGGCGACGGCGCGCCCGGGTTCAGCGCCGTCACCCGCTCCCGGGGCCACGGGTGAGGGCAAGTACGCCGACTTCGAGGACTACGTCCAGCGCGTCGACACGCTCCCGGGCCACCGAGTGCTCGCGCTCCTGCGCGGAGAGCGGGAGGGCGCGATCTCCCTTGAGATCGCCGAGGCCGATCCCCGCGACGACACCGCGCTGGCAGAGGCCCGTGCCGGCTATGAGGCGGCCGTTGCCCATGCGCTCGGCGTCCGCGGCGGCTCCAGCACTCCGGCCGGGAAGTGGCTCGCGCAGACCGTCAAGGTCGCGTGGCAGGGCCGGCTCCTGGCCAAGCTCGAATCGGATCTCCGGTCCCGGCTGTTCGATGCGGCCGAGGAGGAGTCCGTCAAGGTCTTCGCAGCCAACCTCCGCGACGTCCTCCTCGCAGCCCCAGCGGGCAACCGCGCGGTGCTCGGGCTCGACCCAGGCCTGCGGACGGGTGTGAAGGTTGCCGTCGTCGACGGGACCGGCAAGGTGGTGGACACGGCGACGATCTATCCCCACGCCCCGGCCAAGAAGTGGACCGAGGCGCTCGCGGTGCTCGAGAAGCTGTGCCGCGAGCACGGCGTCGAACTCGTGGCCGTGGGCAACGGAACCGCGAGCCGTGAGACAGACCGCCTCGCGGGCGAGCTGCTGACCCGGCTCGGGATGCCCCGCAGCGCCAAGGTCATCGTGTCCGAGGCCGGCGCTTCCGTGTACTCCGCCTCCGCGCTGGCCTCGGCAGAACTGCCCGAGCTCGATGTGTCCCTGCGCGGGGCCGTGTCCATCGGCCGGCGGCTACAGGACCCCCTCGCAGAGCTTGTCAAGATCGACCCCAAGTCGATCGGCGTCGGCCAGTACCAGCACGACGTCACGCAGGCGAAGCTCGAGCGGACCCTCGACGCGGTGGTCGAGGACTGCGTCAACGCAGTCGGCGTGGACGTCAACACCGCCTCGCCCGCGCTCCTCGCGAGGGTTGCCGGGCTCGGCCCGACGCTGAGCCGAAACATCGTGGAATACCGGGATGCGAACGGCGTGTTCCCCTCCCGCGCCGCGCTCAAGAAGGTCCCGCGGCTGGGCGAGAAGGCATTCGAGCAGTGCGCCGGATTCCTGCGGATCACGGGCGGCAGACAGCCGCTCGACGCATCGGCCGTGCACCCCGAGGCGTATGGACTGGCTGCCCGCATCCTCGAGGCGGCCGGCGGGTCCAAGGAGCGCGTCGCAACGCTGGACCCGGCGCAGTTCGCGGACGAGCGGTTCGGCATACCCACCGTGAGGGATGTCATGGCCGAGCTCGTCCGGCCAGGCCGGGATCCCCGGCCCGAATTCGTCACGGCTTCCCTCAAGGAGGGCGTCGAGAGCATCAATGACGTCAAGCCGGGCATGATCCTCGAGGGCACGGTCTCCAACGTTGCCGCCTTCGGGGCGTTCGTTGACCTCGGCGTGCACCAGGACGGACTTGTGCATGTCTCCGCGATGAGCTCGAGGTTCATCTCGGACCCGCGGGAGGTGGTGCAGTCGGGGCAGATCGTGAAGGTCAAGGTCTTGGAGGTTGACGTCGCCCGCAAACGCATCTCCCTGACCCTCCGGCTCGACGACGAGGTCGGTGCCGAGCGTGGCGTGGGCAAGCCCGCGCGCGGAGGCGAGGAGCGGCGTCGTGCGTCCGAGGGAGCGGGACCAACCAAGCCGGACGATCAGCGCAAGCCAGGGGACCAGCGCGGGGCACGGCGCTCGAACGGCGGCGCGTCCCGGACTGGTGACGGCGGCGCACCACGGCAGGGTAGCGGAGGCAAGCCCGGCGGTCAGGGCCAGCCGGCGGCGGACACCGCGCTCGCGGACGCGCTCCGCCGGGCGGGGCTTGCCCGCTGA
- a CDS encoding GNAT family N-acetyltransferase, translating to MTDPVLLTGSRVILRDWTPRDIEALRHWIVPPPTGMHDWQLYDGPYYSRWTAEGADGWCASLAKRAHDGDWPAVREHLAIADAASGEFIGQVSWYWHERPSAGSEDGTALLPWRRLGLAIYDPAHWSGGYGTEALTLWTGYLFGATDSDRLDFATWSGNEGMCRIGVKLGFTEEARFRKARKVRGELFDDVVFGVLREEWEARGVERMGNSVG from the coding sequence GTGACCGACCCTGTGCTCCTTACCGGCTCCCGCGTGATCCTGCGGGACTGGACGCCCCGCGACATCGAGGCGTTGCGTCACTGGATCGTCCCGCCCCCGACCGGCATGCACGACTGGCAGCTCTACGACGGCCCCTACTACTCCCGCTGGACGGCCGAGGGCGCGGACGGATGGTGCGCCTCGCTCGCGAAGCGCGCGCACGACGGCGACTGGCCGGCCGTGCGCGAGCACCTCGCCATTGCGGACGCGGCCTCGGGCGAGTTCATCGGTCAGGTCTCCTGGTACTGGCACGAGCGGCCGAGTGCGGGGTCAGAGGACGGCACCGCTCTCCTGCCGTGGCGGCGCCTCGGGCTCGCCATCTACGACCCCGCCCACTGGTCCGGCGGCTATGGCACCGAGGCCCTGACCTTGTGGACCGGCTACCTGTTCGGGGCCACGGACAGTGACCGGCTCGACTTCGCCACCTGGAGCGGCAATGAGGGCATGTGCCGCATCGGGGTGAAGCTGGGGTTCACCGAGGAGGCCCGGTTCAGGAAGGCCCGCAAGGTGCGGGGCGAGCTCTTCGACGACGTGGTCTTCGGCGTGCTGCGCGAGGAGTGGGAGGCCCGCGGAGTAGAAAGGATGGGCAACAGTGTTGGCTGA
- a CDS encoding excalibur calcium-binding domain-containing protein: MTEELPVVEATSATPAAGGSVGAEAPRRPRAAGPRVKPTVWVVSASAVALVCTGIALAPVAVIVAAAIVLGTALFWKSHAQRSVGATFVPTAAIWSALIAILLAVGAVSFQAFAGTWNSALAGTAVGSRLPSGSPATQGSFPSPSSTGTATGLTTATALNPPTSVATPSPSVPAVPVGVAPPAPTPAAVAPVPAATPQPTPSYRNCKAVHAAGIASLLPGDPGYSTRLDVNNNGVACAGD; the protein is encoded by the coding sequence GTGACCGAGGAACTGCCAGTCGTCGAGGCTACGAGCGCTACACCGGCCGCGGGTGGTTCAGTGGGAGCGGAGGCGCCGCGACGGCCGCGGGCAGCTGGCCCCCGGGTCAAGCCCACGGTGTGGGTGGTCTCGGCCTCAGCCGTTGCCCTCGTCTGTACGGGGATCGCCCTTGCACCCGTGGCTGTGATTGTCGCCGCGGCGATCGTGCTCGGGACAGCGCTGTTCTGGAAGTCGCACGCCCAACGGTCGGTTGGCGCCACGTTCGTCCCGACCGCCGCGATCTGGAGTGCCCTGATCGCAATCCTGCTCGCCGTCGGCGCCGTCTCGTTCCAGGCCTTCGCCGGGACGTGGAACTCGGCGCTCGCGGGCACTGCCGTGGGCAGCCGGTTGCCGTCGGGCTCGCCCGCAACGCAGGGATCCTTCCCTTCGCCGTCGTCCACCGGAACCGCGACCGGACTGACCACCGCGACCGCGCTCAACCCTCCCACGAGCGTTGCGACCCCCAGCCCGTCGGTCCCAGCAGTTCCCGTCGGGGTGGCGCCCCCGGCGCCCACGCCCGCGGCCGTCGCGCCCGTCCCGGCAGCCACGCCCCAGCCCACTCCGAGCTACCGGAACTGCAAAGCCGTGCACGCAGCGGGCATCGCATCGCTCTTGCCCGGCGACCCCGGCTACAGCACCAGGCTGGACGTGAACAACAACGGTGTGGCCTGCGCCGGCGACTGA
- a CDS encoding bifunctional YncE family protein/alkaline phosphatase family protein, protein MTRPSKTTRRTIVATTALALAGGGIAVAVGPLVAGPSTDGTAITPTGQRVTPWGTQTVLGDLPLNSALSPDGKHLLVTNNGQGTQSIQLVDVGDHEVEQTLPYKSPESVYVGLAWSPDGTKAYASAAANSKIRTYTYAGGKLTEGAALALPTTTPDGKPLTLYPAGLAVTPDGKRIVVADQLGNAVSVVDMSSGAVHTAAAGNRPVGVVLSSDGKTAYVTNQGESSVSVVDVSGAQPAVVRTLAAGLHPNKAALTADGATLFVANADDDTVSAIDTASGTARSISLAPSNDAPVGTNPTGLALDEKDGRLFVANSGNNDVAVVSLGDHRVTGVIPSAWYPSSLAFRDGTLLVTNAKGLGAGPNDGPGHPDPTVPGFPAENQYSGSMIKGTLSSYEVPDGGQLQKATEQVKNNNRPSKAGVGAVVPAQPGGETPIKHVIYVVKENRTYDQVLGNLGKGNGEASLNLFGDDSAPNTRALARQFTTIDNFYADAEVSANGWNWVTQANSNPYAEQMWPQNYSGRSRVYPSENNTPEIASQNPSEAYVWQRLDKAGVSFRNYGFFVSNTAGGAVAADPVLNAQTDHAYRGYDMNCPDSSGTVAIAKPTCTTPRIDEWINDFGARAKAGTVPAVQFVRLPNDHTQGTRVGAPTPQAYVADNDYALGRLVDTVSHSEMWKDTAIFVTEDDAQNGADHVDAHRTLALAISPYTQTGKVDSTFYSTASMIRTIGLIAGFKPLTQFDAYATPMNASFTGQPRMEAYTAIKPSYLMGTLNTATAPLAAQSSAQDLTKEDQINERTFNEAIWKSVKGADSTMPAPQHNVIGSGTPPTASDPDGDGR, encoded by the coding sequence ATGACGAGACCCTCAAAGACCACGCGAAGAACCATCGTCGCCACCACCGCCCTCGCTCTTGCCGGCGGGGGCATTGCTGTAGCTGTAGGCCCGCTCGTCGCGGGCCCCTCGACAGACGGCACCGCCATCACTCCGACTGGACAGCGCGTGACCCCGTGGGGCACCCAGACCGTGCTCGGGGACCTCCCCCTCAACTCGGCACTCTCCCCCGACGGCAAGCACCTCCTCGTGACGAACAACGGCCAGGGGACGCAGTCGATCCAACTCGTGGACGTCGGCGATCATGAGGTTGAGCAGACGCTTCCGTACAAGTCCCCCGAATCGGTCTACGTGGGCCTCGCCTGGAGCCCGGATGGCACGAAGGCGTACGCGAGCGCCGCGGCGAACTCCAAGATCCGCACCTACACGTATGCGGGCGGAAAGCTGACCGAGGGCGCGGCCCTCGCCCTCCCGACCACAACGCCCGACGGCAAACCACTCACCCTCTACCCTGCCGGGCTTGCAGTAACCCCAGACGGGAAGCGGATCGTGGTGGCAGACCAGCTCGGCAACGCGGTCTCTGTTGTCGACATGTCGAGCGGCGCGGTCCACACGGCTGCGGCCGGGAACCGGCCGGTCGGCGTCGTGCTGTCCTCGGACGGGAAGACCGCCTACGTGACCAATCAGGGCGAGTCGAGCGTCAGCGTGGTGGACGTCTCCGGCGCTCAGCCCGCCGTCGTGCGCACGCTCGCTGCGGGCCTGCACCCGAACAAGGCTGCGCTCACCGCGGACGGCGCGACCCTCTTCGTCGCGAACGCCGACGACGACACCGTGAGCGCGATCGACACAGCGAGCGGGACGGCGAGGAGCATCAGCCTCGCACCGTCCAACGACGCTCCGGTCGGCACGAACCCCACTGGCCTTGCCCTCGATGAGAAGGACGGTCGCCTGTTCGTGGCGAACTCGGGCAATAACGACGTCGCGGTGGTCAGCCTCGGCGACCACCGCGTCACGGGCGTGATCCCGAGCGCGTGGTACCCATCCTCGCTCGCGTTTCGCGATGGCACGCTCCTCGTGACCAACGCGAAGGGCCTTGGGGCCGGTCCCAACGACGGCCCGGGCCACCCGGATCCCACCGTCCCGGGCTTCCCCGCCGAGAACCAGTACTCGGGATCGATGATCAAGGGCACGCTCTCGAGCTATGAGGTCCCCGACGGCGGCCAGCTTCAGAAGGCCACCGAGCAGGTCAAGAACAACAACCGGCCCTCCAAGGCCGGCGTCGGCGCCGTGGTGCCCGCCCAGCCCGGCGGTGAGACCCCGATCAAGCACGTGATCTACGTAGTCAAGGAGAACCGCACGTACGATCAGGTGCTCGGCAACCTCGGGAAGGGCAACGGCGAGGCCAGCCTGAACCTGTTTGGCGACGATTCCGCCCCGAACACCCGTGCGCTTGCGAGGCAGTTCACCACGATCGACAACTTCTACGCCGACGCCGAGGTCAGCGCGAACGGCTGGAACTGGGTCACGCAGGCCAACTCGAACCCGTACGCCGAGCAGATGTGGCCGCAGAACTACTCCGGCCGATCCCGCGTGTACCCGTCTGAGAACAACACCCCAGAGATCGCGTCGCAGAATCCCAGCGAAGCCTACGTGTGGCAGCGCCTCGACAAGGCCGGCGTGAGCTTCCGCAACTACGGGTTCTTCGTCAGCAACACCGCGGGCGGTGCCGTCGCGGCCGACCCCGTGCTCAACGCCCAGACGGACCATGCCTACCGTGGCTACGACATGAACTGCCCCGATTCGTCCGGGACAGTCGCGATCGCCAAGCCGACCTGCACGACGCCGCGCATCGACGAATGGATCAACGATTTCGGCGCCCGCGCCAAGGCCGGCACCGTTCCCGCGGTCCAGTTCGTGCGCCTGCCGAACGACCACACCCAGGGCACAAGGGTCGGCGCCCCGACGCCGCAGGCCTACGTCGCGGACAACGACTACGCGCTCGGGCGGCTTGTGGACACGGTCTCGCACTCCGAGATGTGGAAGGACACCGCGATCTTCGTGACCGAGGACGACGCCCAGAACGGCGCCGACCACGTCGACGCCCACCGCACCCTCGCACTGGCCATCAGCCCGTACACCCAGACGGGCAAGGTCGACTCGACGTTCTACTCGACCGCGTCGATGATCCGCACCATCGGTCTCATCGCCGGCTTCAAGCCGCTGACCCAGTTCGACGCCTACGCGACGCCGATGAACGCCTCATTCACCGGACAGCCCCGGATGGAGGCGTACACCGCGATCAAGCCGAGCTACCTCATGGGCACGCTCAACACGGCCACGGCCCCGCTCGCCGCGCAGTCGTCCGCCCAGGACCTGACGAAGGAGGACCAGATCAACGAGCGAACCTTCAACGAGGCAATCTGGAAATCAGTCAAGGGTGCTGACTCAACCATGCCCGCGCCGCAGCACAACGTGATCGGCTCCGGCACCCCGCCGACCGCCTCCGACCCGGACGGCGACGGCCGCTAA
- a CDS encoding ArsR/SmtB family transcription factor has product MIKYSDGEVDGLDAAFHALSDPRRRAIVTRLCEGPASVSALAAPLGVSLPAVVQHLAVLEGAGLITTAKSGRVRTCTLAPDALRAAESWLHARRLRQERAVDRLEAFLEATSHPKESS; this is encoded by the coding sequence GTGATTAAGTATTCGGACGGTGAGGTGGACGGGCTCGACGCCGCGTTCCATGCGCTGTCCGATCCGCGCCGCAGGGCGATCGTGACCCGCCTCTGCGAAGGGCCCGCCTCCGTGAGTGCCCTCGCCGCCCCGCTCGGGGTGAGCCTCCCCGCCGTCGTCCAGCATCTCGCCGTCCTCGAGGGAGCTGGCCTCATCACGACGGCGAAGTCCGGCCGGGTGCGCACGTGCACCCTCGCGCCGGACGCCCTCCGTGCGGCCGAGTCCTGGCTGCACGCGCGGCGCCTGCGGCAGGAGCGCGCCGTCGACCGCCTCGAGGCCTTCCTCGAGGCGACCTCCCACCCGAAGGAGTCATCATGA
- a CDS encoding SRPBCC family protein, translating to MSQQLQSTFTVTRTLAAPPERVFAAFSDLEEKMQWFVGPSDWIQKDPSMDFRPGGSEVNIGGPDEEHLSEFHCHYYDIVENERIVYTYEMSFAGAKLSVSLATIELAPAGDGTLLTLTEHGVYLDGHEDPTLREEGTRGLVDQLAAYLDRVRA from the coding sequence ATGAGCCAGCAGCTCCAGTCCACCTTCACCGTCACGCGCACGCTCGCAGCACCGCCTGAGCGCGTCTTCGCAGCCTTCTCCGATCTGGAGGAGAAGATGCAGTGGTTCGTCGGCCCGTCCGACTGGATCCAGAAGGACCCATCCATGGACTTCCGCCCTGGTGGGTCCGAGGTCAACATCGGAGGGCCCGACGAAGAGCACCTGAGCGAGTTCCACTGCCACTACTACGACATCGTCGAGAACGAGCGGATTGTCTACACCTACGAGATGTCCTTCGCGGGCGCGAAGCTCTCCGTCTCGCTCGCGACCATCGAGCTCGCCCCCGCGGGCGACGGCACGCTGCTGACGCTCACTGAGCACGGCGTCTACCTCGACGGCCACGAGGACCCGACCCTGCGCGAGGAGGGCACGCGGGGCCTCGTCGATCAGCTCGCGGCCTACCTCGACCGCGTCCGCGCCTGA
- a CDS encoding Dyp-type peroxidase, with translation MQIERRTFLIGASGVAAGGLIGAAANAAAGQVPAAPAEGTDVVEFLGTNQAGVYRPAPQQQAACFAAFRVLCRDAAELEALLKRLTVKGTVLGAGHKSSAALPAVEQSGVDGAPPVNSGVMGEDVPAAGFTMTLGLASSLFDNPAYGLAAKKPNGLTDMKVFPKDQIEAEWTGGDLILQLCAESSDMVHYALRDIMKATRGQLQLQWKINGFHNRPRPDGAPRNLFGYKDGIVNPAESEELVWLGSGPGQPAWAEGGTFMVVRMIRMLVEFWDRVGLGEQDGMIGRHRGNGAPLGQSAETDTPDYASDPDGKTIPLDAHIRLANPRTKETAGSRMLRRGYNYDLGVDMNGNLQAGLIFTCFQQNIQEQFEATQTRLADEPMTDYIEPFGGGYFFVVPGVPKQDGFLGEGLFA, from the coding sequence ATGCAGATCGAGCGACGCACCTTCCTCATCGGCGCCTCAGGCGTGGCCGCCGGCGGCCTTATCGGAGCCGCCGCCAACGCGGCCGCCGGACAGGTCCCTGCGGCCCCCGCGGAGGGCACCGACGTCGTCGAATTCCTCGGCACGAACCAGGCTGGCGTCTACCGTCCCGCGCCACAGCAACAGGCCGCGTGCTTTGCCGCCTTCAGGGTCCTGTGCCGGGACGCAGCCGAGCTCGAGGCGCTACTGAAGAGGCTGACCGTCAAGGGGACCGTCCTCGGAGCCGGCCACAAGTCTTCGGCGGCGCTTCCTGCGGTGGAGCAGAGCGGCGTCGACGGCGCTCCGCCCGTGAACTCCGGGGTCATGGGCGAGGACGTGCCCGCCGCCGGCTTCACCATGACGCTCGGCCTCGCAAGCAGCCTCTTCGACAATCCTGCATACGGTCTCGCCGCGAAGAAGCCGAACGGCCTCACCGACATGAAGGTCTTCCCGAAAGACCAGATCGAGGCCGAGTGGACCGGCGGCGACCTCATCCTCCAGCTGTGCGCCGAGTCGTCTGACATGGTCCATTACGCGCTGCGCGACATCATGAAGGCCACTCGGGGACAGCTCCAGCTTCAGTGGAAGATCAACGGTTTCCACAACCGGCCCCGGCCCGACGGCGCGCCCAGAAACCTGTTCGGGTACAAGGACGGGATCGTCAACCCCGCCGAAAGCGAAGAGCTCGTGTGGCTCGGCAGTGGCCCGGGCCAGCCGGCGTGGGCCGAGGGCGGCACGTTCATGGTCGTGAGGATGATCCGCATGCTCGTCGAGTTCTGGGACCGGGTGGGCCTCGGCGAGCAGGACGGCATGATCGGGCGCCACCGCGGGAACGGCGCACCCCTTGGCCAGTCGGCCGAGACGGACACGCCCGACTACGCCTCTGACCCGGACGGCAAGACCATCCCCCTTGACGCCCACATCCGCCTCGCGAACCCGCGGACCAAGGAGACCGCGGGTTCGCGCATGCTCCGCCGGGGCTACAACTACGACCTGGGCGTGGATATGAATGGCAACCTGCAGGCCGGGCTCATCTTCACGTGCTTCCAACAGAACATCCAGGAGCAGTTCGAGGCGACCCAGACCCGACTCGCCGACGAGCCGATGACCGACTACATCGAGCCATTCGGCGGCGGGTACTTCTTCGTGGTGCCGGGGGTGCCAAAGCAGGACGGCTTCCTCGGTGAAGGCCTCTTCGCTTGA